One stretch of Mycteria americana isolate JAX WOST 10 ecotype Jacksonville Zoo and Gardens chromosome 16, USCA_MyAme_1.0, whole genome shotgun sequence DNA includes these proteins:
- the WBP2 gene encoding WW domain-binding protein 2 isoform X1, which yields MALNRNHSEGGGVIVNNSENVLMTYDHIEITFSDIEPMPDAFKGTKKGSVFLTPYRVIFVSKGKDTMQSFMMPFYLLKDCEIKQPVFGANYIKGTVKAEAGGGWEGSATFKMTFSAGGAIEFGQRMLQVASQVSRGEIPNGAYGYSYMPNGSYAFAPAAANGGYPYPPPPPEFYPGPPVVGGDMGYMQLPPPPYPGPMEPPVSGPDLPSTPAAEAKAAEAAASAYYSPVNPHNVYMPTDQPPPPPYFPPEDKKNQ from the exons atggCGCTAAACAGGAACCATTCGGAGGGCGGCGGCGTCATCGTTAACAACAGCGAGAA CGTTTTGATGACCTATGATCACATAGAAATTACCTTCAGTGATATTGAACCTATGCCAGATGCCTTCAAAGGGACCAAGAAAGGGAGTGTTTTCTTGACTCCCTACCGA gttatCTTTGTATCGAAGGGAAAGGATACTATGCAGTCTTTCATGATGCCTTTTTATTTGTTGAAAGATTGCGAGATTAAGCAGCCTGTCTTTGGAGCAAATTATATCAAGGGTACAGtgaaagcagaggcaggag GCGGCTGGGAAGGATCTGCCACCTTCAAGATGACCTTTTCAGCTGGGGGTGCTATCGAGTTCGGGCAGCGCATGCTGCAGGTGGCATCGCAAG TCTCCAGAGGTGAAATACCCAATGGAGCATATGGCTATTCCTATATGCCAAATGGATCCTATGCTTTTGCACCGGCTGCAGCTAATGGGGGCTATCCGtacccaccacctcctcctg AGTTTTATCCTGGCCCCCCCGTGGTGGGTGGAGACATGGGTTACATGCAGCTTCCACCCCCGCCGTACCCAGGGCCCATGGAACCCCCTGTTAGTGGTCCAGACCTGCCCTCCACTCCTGCAG CTGAAGCAAAGGCTGCCGAAGCCGCTGCCAGCGCTTACTACAGCCCAGTCAACCCACATAACGTCTATATGCCCACG GACCAGCCACCCCCTCCTCCATACTTCCCACCAGAGGACAAGAAAAACCAATAA
- the WBP2 gene encoding WW domain-binding protein 2 isoform X2, producing MTYDHIEITFSDIEPMPDAFKGTKKGSVFLTPYRVIFVSKGKDTMQSFMMPFYLLKDCEIKQPVFGANYIKGTVKAEAGGGWEGSATFKMTFSAGGAIEFGQRMLQVASQVSRGEIPNGAYGYSYMPNGSYAFAPAAANGGYPYPPPPPEFYPGPPVVGGDMGYMQLPPPPYPGPMEPPVSGPDLPSTPAAEAKAAEAAASAYYSPVNPHNVYMPTDQPPPPPYFPPEDKKNQ from the exons ATGACCTATGATCACATAGAAATTACCTTCAGTGATATTGAACCTATGCCAGATGCCTTCAAAGGGACCAAGAAAGGGAGTGTTTTCTTGACTCCCTACCGA gttatCTTTGTATCGAAGGGAAAGGATACTATGCAGTCTTTCATGATGCCTTTTTATTTGTTGAAAGATTGCGAGATTAAGCAGCCTGTCTTTGGAGCAAATTATATCAAGGGTACAGtgaaagcagaggcaggag GCGGCTGGGAAGGATCTGCCACCTTCAAGATGACCTTTTCAGCTGGGGGTGCTATCGAGTTCGGGCAGCGCATGCTGCAGGTGGCATCGCAAG TCTCCAGAGGTGAAATACCCAATGGAGCATATGGCTATTCCTATATGCCAAATGGATCCTATGCTTTTGCACCGGCTGCAGCTAATGGGGGCTATCCGtacccaccacctcctcctg AGTTTTATCCTGGCCCCCCCGTGGTGGGTGGAGACATGGGTTACATGCAGCTTCCACCCCCGCCGTACCCAGGGCCCATGGAACCCCCTGTTAGTGGTCCAGACCTGCCCTCCACTCCTGCAG CTGAAGCAAAGGCTGCCGAAGCCGCTGCCAGCGCTTACTACAGCCCAGTCAACCCACATAACGTCTATATGCCCACG GACCAGCCACCCCCTCCTCCATACTTCCCACCAGAGGACAAGAAAAACCAATAA